In Pseudomonas deceptionensis, a single window of DNA contains:
- a CDS encoding hemagglutinin repeat-containing protein, whose translation MDDRLLAFLARQPSAAMQLRESFLGMPKRGLAFILANAIFWQPLLVQAEGIVVSGPGTSLEAAGNGVPIVNIAAPNGSGLSHNQFSDYNVGANGLILNNGIDRTQSTQLGGIILGNPNLHGNAANIILNEVNGGSPSQLRGYTEVAGQSAKVIVANPYGITCNGCGFINTPSVTLSTGKPVFDNGRLDHYQVDGGAVTIDGQGLNASNVDRFDIITRSAKINAQINARSLTVIAGRNDVNAQTLKTISRADDGSARPQLAIDSSALGGMYAGAIKLVGTEAGVGVRLAGTLAASGGDIQLDANGHLSMAQASASGAVNIKAGSLDAQGMVYAGTHLDVQATAGLNNQKSLAARDSITLSSGGQLTNDGIIEAGVNADSSRNTDGDVHITAQNLTNTNASIIASRTLTTNAKTLNNQGGTLNAGQLARIHAGSLDNQNKGRVLSNGSLDLKADRLLNSKGLVSASSIDARIGSLDNRNGMLNTFGALSLSVDGTVQNQSGVVVADGNAHVTAASLDNSSGQISSKQNLKVQVQGLNNQNGQLIGQGVVHLASNTLDNRQSGLVGGTQGVRLDVADIDNRGGEVTSLAGVTLTGDRLDNRGGKLSSQKDSRLAFSAGIENSQGLISTEGLLSISAATLVNRLGSLSTGGPLSITTIGALENRGGSLVTNAGLDVRSASLDNSEKGTLSARQALQITTGLLNNQGGSINTADTLAITAGELNNRDASIVSAKALTASIKGLSQQGGQLTSNTALTLDLNNGQLNNEGGLINGPLLVLKNLKDVNNRGGEISSRQGFALMADNLDNSSGQLLSDDALTLRITQALTNIKGLIAAATVDGRAANLDNSSGSLASLGDLKLDVQGLLSNRQQGVIEAGNTLTANSGELNNQKGSLLGKAITLDFGAATGDLNNAGGLITTKGPLILKHLRDLNNGGGEISTTQSLGLSGRNLDNSTGKLISNNLLAINGDSLLNQGGLISGWQGLSVTGTTLDNRNSGKLSSLYGNLDVHLSSSLLNSGTGALVSQKKLTITAADLDNSDKGNLTSAGAQTLHVSGLLNNAQGGVIDSGAALDLSAHDLDNSAGSIKGATATTLDLPGTLTNTLGKLSSGGPLLIQRAAQIDNQGGELVSRSLLTLLTAGLDNRNRGTVAADGKLDISVSGLVQNSDDGLIYSQDADLELTANRLDNAQGKVQSKTRLDLDIADDLDNQNGKLIAQNGDLHLKAANLDNRSGELASLKADLDVRVVGVLRNGLAGVVQGQRLNLIASSVDNVGGRIAALTGDTFIASGAFDNRDGSLFAKSSLSVTGNFFDNGGEVGGRLAAQQVSFDLSGDLNNHKGIIESASTLNVRAASLDNRAGQVRTLETSGSTLFQIGGLLDNRNGTLESANTDLTLLAGSFQNAGGNVLHSGSGTFAIDPSLLDNVGGSLVSRGGLTLNRDVWTNSSVIQAARLTVNVNSLNQTASGQLLASDHFDGTGANWSNDGLLASDAKLRLNLDGTYSASGRISSLGTLDLGAAHLNLSEAATLAGGGDTRVTLAGQLNSAGRLTSATDLNLIASDLINTGTLGAGNRLTVNTDTLLNRDGLIFSGGDMQLLASSVTNAYAQVYALGDVLIARDAGQTKADLLDNRSGNIESAKNLTISAMTVNNVRDVLEYSAHEKSSVTVTELDCNAIPIAGCDFRSGGRRNGLWRIDEIDSLKITRSTLASMLSSGADLEINAHTLNNQSSTIAATGNLTANADTINNQGVQGQEIKTTRTYWNYVTQIFAAVPAAAHFNAKNSPTPSATVEADLSYFLGLLGGGKLSHTTSTRNIEGQSYDAIIQAGGSVNLNAGQNINNSVVRPFYAYVAAGHTPTETGVGSGYSTPIHINSQLPPDMAQQQVNPVGLPGFNLPEGQNGLFRLSAQDSSTPATDGPQSWSLGGSSVTTVDRSPTPPVDLGAIAGSATIVDGQTINRVQGLPDANTASRPHKYLIETNPALTNLKQFMGSDYLLSKLGYDPDQSQKRLGDGFYEQRLIQQAVIARTGQRFIDGQTSDASTFKYLMDNAIASKQALNLSVGITLTSEQVAALTHDIVWLENATINDQQVLVPVLYLAQANNRLAPNGALIAGNDVNLIAGKDLNNVGTLRATENLLASAGNNLVNSGLIDAGNRLDLLTGNNLSNKAGGIIAGRDISLTASGGDVLNERTVTSHNSSNGYRTERTDFVDNAARIEAANSLSLQAGRDVNSIGSLIKSGADTTIKAGRDVNLVASEQRNSQIAGTLFRGDSTTQYGSVIEAGRDFQIVAARDISAIASQIHAARDIAMAATGDLTLASAANEQHSSLNTKKVKTRDDHVSQVSTTVKAGGDVTLSAGQDLALIASRVEAGGEAYLVAGGNLELKSAEEQDYSFYSKTKKSSSGKSYRLNETDTQTNVGSLVTSVGNSTLMAGDDLLMQGSGVNAEKGAAKLIAGNDIQILAVSDSSSARLETSKSKSSWGGLNSSKVKDKVNETSTTSVGSMVSGDTVSVAAGIDVKVTGSALVSTDDLVVQAGRDLTVDAAVNTFSRTEMHKEKKRDLTGVLTGNNLGLDDITGNQHLSISSQKHNGTAQETTLTGSTIGSSNGNLTLVAGRELTVYASDVVSTRDMSLSGSNVTIAAGNETAHQTTKNSSKSLAVGRVVGGMAVDTVNSIRNDIRASQEADDSRLKAVKGAQALLSAYSAVDNMDTSAASVSEGKPANSGGSVIKIGTELASTNKKSSSDYRTETVKQSTLNSGGSLAIVATGNAPDTQGDIHVIGSSIKAGDTLLMAQNDIILESAQERKKWDNQSKNDKTSIGVSFNLGEQSGFTLDLGAQVAKGMGKGHEVNQVNSTVDTGLLVLKSGQNTTLAGAQVRADAIKADIAGNLNMASRQDQASQNNKQTSGGMGASICVPPFCVGAPVSGSVNIAGSKMNSDYQAVADQTGLSAGKGGYDINVGKNTTLQGAVIASDATADKNHLSTDRLLVGDIKNKSEIKSQAGSLSYSGAMEGEGVDARSGVGGAMPVLLKDSDKSKTRSAISEGTITVRNPDGANDLAGLNRDTANANQHLDRPDEKAMQERIDLIQSSAQLSSSVINTVAKAKADAAAKLANEATTPEQKQAAVIALEDAKSWQVGGDKRLMADIASGLIAAGLGGATGSTAVGIVANTSSNEIFNKIGDFATEQRDKATDSAVKAAWGEGGAARILLHALAGAAIGLSSGSAQSGALGAVASAALMPSIGQALAGSGLSKKEQDVVASLIATGVGTAAGSVNGAGGAVVAGGAGFGVEAFNRQLHKQQEVPVLEKKAEELYKTLGMPRSSALWLDLLMIAAGGAVDAADEARLNGLVLQSKGNDPESRNFTDDLSVAKGIVAQLAAQKIPLNWSDGSQIIANGEKVFAFRATEKQFNDSTLFNTSVLHGQGVVYDQWRQYGQEQTGEHSKEIGQLSSSESSIKAATQRLSDLAGKGITTIAPELDAAMLLMPAGQGAKVVVEAILAKVAAGKAAGVGAKGEVSGLLPKPGATSIPASGLGAGAAFKVDSKQLGKKLGKHVEDFGGNAASPADRKMVLDKIHDVGSNPEKVIPGTFAGQGANGARGDVFFRVKGNDVVVTKPDGTFVTILKDGVTQNPSVQSALKGGVR comes from the coding sequence ATGGATGACCGTCTATTAGCCTTTTTGGCCCGCCAGCCTTCGGCGGCCATGCAACTCCGTGAGTCATTCTTGGGAATGCCAAAACGTGGACTGGCCTTTATTTTGGCCAACGCAATTTTCTGGCAGCCACTGCTGGTGCAGGCCGAAGGTATCGTCGTCAGCGGGCCAGGCACAAGCCTGGAAGCAGCGGGCAATGGCGTGCCCATCGTCAATATTGCTGCACCCAATGGCAGCGGCTTGTCGCACAACCAGTTCAGTGACTACAACGTCGGTGCCAATGGCCTGATCCTCAACAACGGTATCGACCGCACGCAATCGACCCAGTTGGGCGGAATCATCCTCGGCAACCCTAACCTGCATGGCAACGCTGCCAACATAATCCTCAACGAGGTGAACGGCGGCAGCCCCAGCCAGTTGCGCGGTTACACCGAAGTTGCGGGGCAATCGGCCAAGGTGATCGTGGCCAACCCGTACGGCATTACCTGTAATGGTTGTGGTTTTATCAATACTCCCAGCGTCACGCTCAGCACGGGCAAACCGGTCTTTGATAATGGTCGTCTTGATCATTATCAGGTCGATGGGGGCGCAGTGACCATCGACGGGCAGGGCTTGAACGCCAGTAACGTCGACCGCTTCGACATCATTACCCGCTCTGCGAAGATCAATGCTCAGATCAATGCGCGCAGTTTGACGGTGATTGCCGGTCGTAATGATGTCAACGCTCAGACCCTGAAAACCATTTCGCGCGCTGATGACGGCAGCGCCAGGCCGCAGTTGGCAATTGACTCCAGCGCCCTGGGCGGGATGTACGCGGGCGCAATCAAGCTGGTGGGCACCGAGGCCGGTGTCGGGGTGAGGCTGGCCGGTACGTTGGCGGCCAGTGGTGGCGATATTCAGCTTGATGCCAATGGGCATTTGAGTATGGCTCAGGCTTCGGCCAGTGGTGCTGTCAATATCAAAGCGGGGAGCCTCGATGCCCAAGGCATGGTTTACGCCGGAACCCACCTTGATGTGCAAGCCACTGCGGGATTGAACAATCAAAAAAGCCTAGCCGCTCGGGACAGCATTACGCTGAGCAGCGGCGGCCAGCTGACTAACGACGGCATCATCGAAGCCGGGGTCAACGCTGACAGTTCGCGCAATACAGATGGTGATGTGCACATCACCGCGCAGAATCTGACCAACACGAACGCGAGCATCATCGCCAGCCGTACCCTGACAACCAATGCCAAAACCCTGAACAACCAAGGCGGCACCTTGAATGCCGGGCAACTCGCCCGCATCCACGCAGGCTCTCTGGATAACCAGAACAAAGGGCGGGTTTTGAGTAACGGCAGTCTCGACCTCAAAGCCGATCGGTTGCTTAACAGCAAGGGCCTGGTTTCAGCCAGCAGCATTGACGCCCGGATCGGCAGTCTGGATAACCGCAATGGCATGCTCAATACCTTTGGTGCGCTGAGTTTGAGCGTTGACGGCACAGTGCAAAACCAGAGTGGTGTGGTGGTGGCTGACGGGAATGCACATGTCACCGCCGCCAGCCTCGACAACAGCAGCGGCCAGATTTCCAGCAAACAGAACCTCAAGGTTCAGGTGCAGGGACTCAACAACCAGAATGGTCAACTGATCGGCCAAGGTGTTGTCCACTTGGCCAGCAACACCCTGGATAACCGCCAGAGCGGTCTGGTCGGCGGCACCCAAGGGGTGCGGCTTGATGTGGCAGATATCGATAACCGCGGTGGCGAAGTCACGAGCCTGGCCGGCGTGACGTTGACCGGTGATCGTCTGGACAATAGAGGTGGCAAGCTCTCCAGCCAAAAAGACAGCAGGCTTGCCTTCAGCGCAGGTATAGAAAATAGCCAGGGTCTGATCAGCACTGAAGGTTTGTTAAGCATTTCGGCAGCGACTCTGGTTAACCGTCTGGGCAGCCTGTCCACTGGCGGCCCACTCAGTATCACCACCATAGGTGCCCTGGAAAACCGGGGAGGAAGCCTGGTAACCAACGCCGGTCTGGACGTGCGCAGCGCCAGTCTCGATAACAGCGAGAAGGGCACCCTGAGTGCCCGGCAGGCTCTACAGATCACTACCGGTCTGCTGAATAACCAGGGCGGCAGCATCAATACGGCCGATACCCTTGCTATCACGGCGGGTGAATTGAACAACCGTGACGCCAGCATCGTTAGCGCCAAAGCCCTGACCGCCAGCATTAAGGGACTGAGCCAGCAGGGCGGGCAACTGACCAGTAATACCGCACTCACCCTGGACCTCAATAACGGTCAGCTCAACAACGAGGGCGGCCTGATCAACGGGCCACTGCTGGTGCTGAAAAATCTCAAGGACGTCAATAACCGGGGTGGCGAAATCTCCAGTCGCCAAGGCTTTGCCTTGATGGCGGACAACCTCGATAACAGCAGTGGTCAGCTCCTGAGTGATGACGCGCTGACTCTGCGTATTACTCAGGCGCTGACCAACATCAAAGGCCTGATCGCCGCTGCGACGGTGGATGGGCGAGCGGCAAACCTCGACAACAGCTCCGGCTCCCTGGCCAGCCTTGGCGATCTGAAGCTGGATGTTCAGGGCCTGCTGAGCAACCGGCAGCAGGGTGTTATCGAAGCGGGCAACACCCTGACGGCCAACAGTGGCGAGTTGAACAACCAAAAGGGTTCGTTGCTGGGCAAGGCCATCACACTGGACTTCGGTGCCGCAACGGGCGACCTGAACAACGCTGGCGGCCTGATCACCACCAAAGGTCCCTTGATCCTCAAGCATCTGCGTGACCTGAACAACGGTGGCGGCGAAATTTCCACGACGCAAAGCCTTGGCCTGAGTGGCCGCAACCTCGATAACAGTACCGGCAAGCTGATCAGCAACAACCTGTTGGCCATCAATGGCGACAGCCTGCTCAATCAGGGCGGGCTGATCTCCGGCTGGCAGGGCTTGAGTGTCACCGGTACAACGCTCGACAACCGAAACAGCGGCAAGCTGTCCAGCCTTTACGGCAACCTTGACGTACACCTCAGCTCCAGCCTCCTTAACAGCGGTACAGGTGCTTTGGTCAGTCAAAAAAAACTGACCATTACAGCGGCCGATCTGGACAACAGCGATAAGGGCAATTTAACCAGTGCGGGCGCCCAAACCCTTCACGTCAGTGGTTTGCTGAACAATGCTCAGGGAGGTGTGATCGACAGTGGCGCGGCTCTAGACCTGAGCGCGCATGACCTCGACAACAGCGCTGGCAGCATCAAGGGAGCCACCGCCACAACCCTCGACCTGCCTGGCACCTTGACCAACACCCTCGGCAAACTGTCCAGTGGCGGCCCGCTGCTGATCCAGAGGGCGGCGCAGATCGACAACCAGGGCGGTGAACTGGTCAGCAGGAGCTTGCTGACCCTGTTGACTGCTGGGCTGGACAACCGCAATCGCGGCACAGTCGCGGCAGATGGCAAGTTAGACATTAGCGTCAGTGGCCTGGTGCAAAACAGCGATGATGGCCTGATTTACAGCCAGGACGCCGACCTGGAACTCACCGCGAACCGCCTGGACAACGCTCAGGGCAAGGTGCAAAGCAAGACTCGCCTGGATCTGGACATTGCCGATGATCTTGATAACCAGAACGGCAAACTGATCGCCCAAAACGGTGATCTGCACCTCAAAGCAGCCAACCTGGACAACCGGAGTGGCGAACTGGCTAGCCTCAAGGCTGACCTCGATGTTCGCGTAGTCGGCGTACTGCGCAACGGTTTGGCTGGTGTTGTCCAAGGCCAGCGTCTGAATCTGATCGCGAGCAGTGTCGATAACGTTGGCGGGCGTATCGCCGCGCTAACGGGGGATACCTTCATTGCCTCCGGCGCTTTCGATAATCGCGACGGTAGCCTCTTTGCCAAAAGCTCGTTGAGCGTTACCGGCAACTTCTTTGATAACGGCGGCGAGGTGGGCGGACGTTTGGCTGCACAGCAAGTCAGCTTCGATCTGAGCGGCGACCTGAACAACCATAAAGGCATCATTGAAAGTGCCAGCACCCTCAATGTCAGAGCCGCCAGTTTGGATAACCGGGCAGGGCAAGTGCGTACGCTGGAAACCAGCGGCAGTACCCTGTTTCAGATCGGCGGGTTGCTTGATAACCGCAACGGCACCCTTGAGAGTGCCAACACTGACTTGACGTTGCTCGCGGGCAGTTTCCAGAACGCTGGCGGCAATGTACTGCATTCAGGCAGCGGCACCTTCGCCATTGATCCCTCGCTCCTCGACAACGTGGGTGGCAGTTTGGTGAGCCGAGGCGGCTTGACCCTCAACCGGGATGTCTGGACCAACAGCAGCGTCATTCAGGCTGCGCGGCTGACAGTCAACGTCAATAGTCTCAATCAAACCGCCAGCGGCCAGTTGCTCGCTTCCGACCACTTTGACGGCACTGGCGCAAATTGGTCCAACGACGGTTTGCTCGCCAGTGACGCCAAACTGCGACTGAACCTCGATGGTACATACTCGGCCAGTGGCCGGATCAGCAGCCTTGGGACACTTGACCTAGGTGCTGCGCACCTGAACCTCAGCGAAGCCGCCACTCTGGCCGGTGGTGGTGATACCCGGGTCACTTTGGCGGGGCAGTTGAACAGCGCCGGGCGCCTGACCTCTGCGACGGATCTGAACCTGATTGCCAGTGATTTGATCAATACCGGCACTTTGGGCGCGGGGAACAGGCTGACAGTCAATACCGACACACTACTCAACCGAGATGGCCTGATTTTCAGCGGCGGCGACATGCAGTTGCTGGCTTCCAGCGTCACCAATGCCTATGCACAGGTCTATGCCCTGGGTGATGTACTGATCGCCAGAGACGCGGGCCAGACCAAAGCCGATTTACTGGATAACCGCTCGGGCAATATCGAGAGCGCGAAGAACCTCACCATCAGCGCCATGACCGTCAACAACGTCAGGGATGTGCTTGAGTACTCGGCCCATGAAAAAAGCTCGGTGACCGTTACCGAGCTTGATTGCAATGCTATCCCCATCGCGGGCTGTGACTTCCGCAGTGGCGGCCGTCGTAATGGCTTGTGGCGAATTGATGAAATCGACAGCCTGAAAATTACCCGCAGCACGCTTGCGTCAATGCTGAGCAGTGGCGCTGATCTAGAGATTAACGCCCATACACTCAATAACCAGAGCAGTACTATCGCTGCCACAGGCAACCTGACCGCCAACGCGGACACCATCAACAACCAGGGGGTGCAAGGGCAGGAGATCAAGACCACCCGCACTTACTGGAACTATGTCACACAGATTTTTGCAGCAGTTCCGGCGGCAGCCCACTTCAATGCCAAGAACAGCCCGACGCCTTCGGCCACTGTTGAAGCAGACCTGAGCTACTTTCTTGGCCTGTTGGGCGGCGGCAAACTCTCGCACACCACCAGTACCCGGAACATCGAGGGTCAGTCCTACGACGCCATCATCCAGGCCGGTGGCAGCGTCAACCTCAATGCCGGGCAGAACATCAACAACAGCGTTGTTCGGCCTTTTTACGCCTACGTTGCTGCCGGCCACACGCCAACCGAAACGGGCGTAGGGAGTGGCTACTCAACGCCGATTCACATCAACTCCCAGTTGCCACCTGATATGGCACAACAACAAGTCAATCCGGTGGGGCTACCCGGTTTTAACTTGCCTGAGGGCCAGAACGGGCTGTTCCGTCTGAGTGCACAAGACAGCAGCACTCCTGCAACCGACGGTCCGCAGAGCTGGAGCCTTGGCGGCTCCAGCGTCACCACGGTGGATCGCTCGCCCACCCCCCCGGTCGACCTCGGGGCCATAGCAGGCTCAGCAACCATAGTCGACGGCCAGACCATCAACCGCGTACAAGGCTTGCCTGACGCAAACACGGCTTCCCGTCCGCACAAGTACCTGATCGAAACCAATCCGGCACTGACCAATCTCAAGCAATTCATGGGGTCGGATTACTTGCTGTCGAAACTGGGCTACGACCCGGACCAGAGCCAGAAACGTCTGGGTGATGGTTTCTATGAACAACGCCTGATCCAGCAAGCCGTTATCGCCCGTACTGGCCAACGCTTTATCGATGGCCAGACCAGCGACGCGTCGACGTTCAAATACCTGATGGACAACGCCATCGCCAGCAAACAGGCGCTCAACCTGTCCGTGGGTATCACCCTCACAAGCGAACAGGTCGCTGCCCTGACCCATGACATTGTCTGGCTCGAAAACGCCACGATCAATGACCAGCAAGTCCTGGTTCCGGTGTTGTACCTGGCCCAGGCCAACAATCGGCTCGCTCCCAACGGCGCATTGATTGCCGGTAACGACGTCAACCTGATCGCAGGTAAAGACCTCAACAACGTTGGCACCCTGCGCGCCACCGAAAATCTCTTGGCCAGCGCGGGCAACAACCTCGTAAACAGCGGCCTGATTGATGCCGGCAACCGCCTCGACTTGCTGACGGGCAACAACCTGTCCAACAAGGCAGGCGGCATCATTGCCGGGCGCGACATCAGCCTGACGGCCAGCGGCGGTGATGTGCTCAATGAACGCACCGTCACCAGCCATAACAGCAGTAATGGCTATCGCACGGAACGTACTGACTTCGTGGACAACGCCGCCCGCATCGAAGCGGCGAACAGCCTGTCCCTGCAAGCCGGGCGCGATGTCAACAGTATCGGTAGCCTGATCAAAAGTGGCGCAGACACCACCATCAAGGCGGGTCGTGACGTCAACCTTGTTGCCTCAGAACAGCGCAACAGCCAGATCGCCGGCACATTGTTCCGTGGCGACAGCACCACCCAATACGGCTCGGTCATCGAGGCGGGCCGAGACTTCCAGATCGTTGCTGCGCGCGACATCAGTGCCATCGCCAGCCAGATTCATGCCGCTCGTGACATCGCCATGGCCGCCACCGGTGACCTGACCCTGGCCTCGGCGGCGAACGAGCAACACAGCTCACTCAATACCAAAAAAGTCAAAACCCGGGACGACCATGTCAGCCAGGTATCGACCACGGTCAAGGCCGGAGGCGATGTGACGTTGAGCGCCGGGCAGGACTTGGCGCTGATTGCCAGCCGGGTGGAGGCCGGTGGTGAGGCTTATCTGGTTGCGGGTGGGAATCTTGAACTCAAATCTGCAGAAGAGCAGGACTACAGCTTCTACAGCAAGACCAAAAAAAGCTCATCCGGAAAATCCTATCGCCTTAACGAAACCGATACCCAGACCAACGTAGGCAGCCTGGTTACTTCGGTTGGGAACAGCACATTGATGGCTGGCGACGATTTACTGATGCAAGGCAGCGGGGTTAATGCCGAGAAAGGTGCTGCCAAATTGATAGCGGGCAACGATATCCAGATCCTTGCCGTCAGCGATTCCAGCAGTGCGAGACTCGAGACCAGTAAAAGCAAAAGCAGTTGGGGTGGACTGAACTCAAGCAAGGTTAAGGACAAGGTCAATGAAACCAGCACCACATCTGTGGGAAGCATGGTTTCGGGTGACACGGTGAGCGTGGCTGCCGGGATAGACGTCAAAGTAACAGGCTCGGCGCTGGTCAGTACCGATGATCTGGTTGTTCAAGCCGGGCGTGATCTGACCGTTGATGCAGCAGTAAATACTTTCTCCCGAACCGAGATGCACAAGGAGAAAAAACGCGACCTGACAGGCGTTCTGACCGGAAACAACCTTGGGCTGGATGACATTACCGGTAATCAGCACCTGTCTATCAGCAGTCAAAAGCATAACGGTACAGCTCAGGAGACGACCCTGACTGGCAGCACCATTGGTTCCAGCAATGGCAACCTGACGTTAGTCGCCGGGCGTGAGCTGACTGTGTATGCCAGCGATGTAGTCAGCACCAGGGACATGAGTCTGAGCGGTTCCAACGTCACCATCGCCGCCGGTAACGAAACCGCGCATCAGACCACCAAAAACAGTTCCAAGAGCCTGGCCGTTGGCCGGGTAGTAGGGGGTATGGCGGTCGATACGGTCAACAGCATTCGTAACGACATAAGGGCTTCGCAGGAGGCTGACGACAGTCGTCTCAAGGCAGTCAAAGGAGCGCAAGCGCTGCTCTCGGCTTACAGCGCAGTCGACAACATGGACACCAGTGCGGCTAGCGTGTCAGAAGGTAAACCCGCCAATAGTGGCGGCTCGGTGATTAAAATCGGCACCGAGTTGGCCTCAACGAACAAGAAAAGCAGCAGCGATTACAGAACCGAAACCGTCAAGCAATCAACCCTCAACAGTGGTGGCAGCCTGGCCATTGTCGCTACGGGCAATGCACCAGACACCCAGGGTGATATTCACGTAATTGGCAGCAGTATCAAGGCCGGTGACACCTTGTTAATGGCGCAGAATGACATCATTCTGGAAAGCGCCCAGGAGAGAAAAAAGTGGGACAACCAGAGTAAGAACGACAAAACCAGTATTGGCGTCAGCTTCAATCTGGGCGAGCAATCAGGCTTCACCCTCGACCTTGGCGCACAAGTGGCCAAGGGCATGGGCAAAGGCCATGAAGTCAACCAGGTCAACAGTACGGTAGACACTGGGCTTCTGGTGCTCAAAAGCGGTCAGAACACGACGCTGGCTGGCGCTCAGGTTCGGGCGGATGCCATTAAGGCTGATATCGCTGGCAACCTGAACATGGCCTCACGTCAGGATCAAGCCAGCCAGAACAACAAGCAAACCAGCGGCGGCATGGGCGCGAGCATCTGTGTGCCACCCTTCTGTGTAGGCGCCCCGGTATCGGGCTCCGTCAACATCGCTGGAAGCAAAATGAACAGCGATTATCAGGCAGTGGCCGATCAAACGGGTCTGTCTGCGGGTAAAGGTGGTTACGACATCAATGTCGGTAAAAACACCACGCTTCAAGGCGCTGTGATTGCCAGCGATGCAACGGCAGACAAAAACCACCTCAGCACTGATCGGCTATTGGTCGGTGACATCAAAAACAAAAGCGAAATAAAAAGTCAGGCCGGGAGTTTGAGCTATTCAGGGGCCATGGAAGGAGAAGGGGTTGATGCCCGCTCGGGCGTAGGTGGCGCAATGCCGGTGCTGCTCAAAGATTCCGACAAGAGTAAAACTCGAAGCGCAATCAGCGAAGGCACCATCACCGTACGTAACCCTGATGGCGCCAATGATCTGGCAGGGCTGAACCGCGATACAGCCAACGCCAATCAGCATCTGGATCGGCCTGACGAAAAGGCCATGCAAGAACGTATTGACCTCATTCAAAGCTCGGCGCAGTTGTCCAGCAGCGTGATTAATACCGTGGCGAAAGCCAAGGCCGACGCGGCCGCCAAGCTGGCCAATGAGGCGACTACCCCAGAGCAAAAACAAGCGGCTGTAATCGCACTTGAAGACGCCAAGAGCTGGCAGGTCGGAGGCGATAAACGGCTGATGGCTGATATCGCATCGGGCCTGATCGCTGCAGGCCTGGGCGGGGCAACAGGGAGCACCGCTGTTGGGATTGTTGCTAACACGTCGTCCAATGAAATATTCAACAAAATCGGCGATTTCGCGACGGAACAACGAGATAAGGCCACTGACAGTGCGGTCAAGGCTGCCTGGGGTGAAGGTGGTGCAGCACGCATTTTGCTGCATGCCTTGGCAGGTGCGGCGATTGGTTTGTCGAGCGGTAGTGCGCAAAGCGGGGCGTTGGGGGCTGTGGCGTCAGCGGCTTTGATGCCGTCCATTGGTCAAGCACTGGCTGGCAGTGGGTTGTCAAAAAAGGAACAGGATGTAGTCGCTTCATTGATTGCGACTGGAGTTGGAACTGCGGCCGGATCTGTTAATGGTGCAGGCGGTGCGGTTGTCGCTGGAGGGGCTGGATTTGGAGTTGAGGCTTTTAATCGGCAGTTGCACAAGCAACAAGAAGTTCCAGTTCTGGAGAAAAAGGCTGAAGAGCTATACAAAACCTTAGGAATGCCTAGGTCTAGTGCTCTTTGGTTAGATTTGTTGATGATTGCTGCTGGTGGCGCCGTGGATGCTGCCGACGAAGCACGTTTGAACGGGTTGGTATTGCAATCAAAAGGTAATGATCCCGAGTCCCGAAATTTTACCGATGACTTGAGTGTTGCCAAAGGCATTGTTGCCCAGTTGGCGGCACAGAAAATCCCTTTGAATTGGAGTGATGGAAGCCAAATCATTGCGAATGGCGAGAAAGTCTTCGCGTTCAGAGCAACCGAAAAGCAGTTCAATGATTCTACGCTGTTCAATACGTCGGTTTTACACGGCCAAGGAGTGGTGTATGACCAGTGGCGGCAGTACGGTCAGGAGCAAACCGGGGAACACTCGAAGGAGATTGGTCAGCTATCGAGCTCTGAATCAAGTATAAAAGCGGCGACCCAGCGTTTGTCGGATTTGGCAGGGAAAGGGATCACAACAATCGCGCCCGAACTCGATGCTGCTATGCTGTTGATGCCTGCAGGTCAGGGCGCTAAGGTGGTTGTTGAGGCGATTCTGGCTAAAGTCGCGGCTGGGAAGGCTGCTGGTGTTGGTGCAAAAGGGGAAGTGTCCGGTCTTCTTCCGAAACCTGGTGCTACATCTATTCCTGCAAGTGGCTTAGGTGCTGGTGCAGCATTTAAGGTAGATTCGAAGCAGCTAGGTAAAAAGCTCGGTAAGCACGTTGAAGATTTCGGCGGCAACGCGGCTAGCCCAGCAGATCGTAAAATGGTACTTGATAAAATTCATGACGTTGGGAGTAACCCTGAAAAAGTAATCCCTGGGACTTTTGCTGGGCAAGGAGCAAATGGCGCACGGGGTGATGTTTTTTTCAGAGTTAAGGGTAATGATGTGGTTGTTACCAAGCCTGATGGAACATTCGTTACTATCCTGAAGGATGGGGTAACTCAGAATCCATCTGTACAGAGCGCATTGAAGGGAGGCGTCAGGTAA